One segment of Pseudomonas sp. FP2196 DNA contains the following:
- a CDS encoding Nramp family divalent metal transporter yields the protein MAGSVAVDPNAAFFKRVLRFAGPGLLVSIGYMDPGNWATAIEAGSRFGYSLLFVVLLASLAGMVVQCLCSRLGIATGRDLAQLSRERYSTPTARLQWVLAEISIIATDLAEVLGCALAFHLLLGCSLTFGIALTAFDTLLVLALQNRGFRRLEAIMLVLVATIGVCFFVELVLIKPYWPDVAQGFKPSLSAISDAAPLYLAIGILGATVMPHNLYLHTSIVQTRMIGKDLASKQDAVKLARIDTIGSLALALMVNAAILILAAAAFHQSGHTDVVDIQDAYHLLDPLVGGALASVLFGVALLASGQSSTFTGTIAGQVIMEGYLNLRIPCWQRRLITRGLALIPAFIGVWLMGDNAVGKLLVLSQVVLSLQLPFALYPLIRMTNDKQLMGPFVNRWPTRVLAWGLFVLISGANSWLILQMAV from the coding sequence GTGGCAGGCAGTGTTGCGGTAGATCCCAACGCCGCGTTTTTCAAGCGTGTGCTGCGCTTCGCCGGCCCCGGTTTGCTGGTGTCGATCGGCTATATGGATCCGGGCAACTGGGCGACGGCCATCGAAGCCGGCTCGCGTTTCGGGTACAGCCTGCTGTTTGTGGTGTTGCTGGCGAGTCTGGCGGGCATGGTCGTGCAGTGCCTGTGTTCGCGGCTGGGTATTGCCACCGGGCGCGATCTGGCGCAATTGTCCCGCGAACGCTACAGCACCCCGACCGCGCGGCTGCAATGGGTGTTGGCGGAGATCTCGATCATTGCCACCGACCTTGCCGAAGTTCTCGGTTGCGCGCTGGCGTTTCACTTGTTGCTTGGCTGTTCGCTGACCTTCGGCATTGCCCTGACCGCGTTCGATACATTGCTGGTACTGGCTCTGCAAAATCGTGGATTCCGCCGACTGGAAGCGATCATGCTGGTGCTGGTTGCCACCATTGGTGTGTGTTTCTTCGTTGAACTGGTGCTGATCAAACCGTACTGGCCGGACGTCGCCCAAGGCTTCAAGCCATCCCTGTCAGCCATCAGTGATGCCGCGCCGTTGTATCTGGCAATCGGCATTCTCGGGGCCACGGTGATGCCGCATAACCTCTACCTGCACACGTCCATCGTGCAAACGCGGATGATCGGCAAGGATCTGGCGAGCAAACAGGACGCGGTGAAGCTGGCGCGCATCGACACCATCGGCTCGCTGGCGCTGGCGCTGATGGTCAACGCGGCGATTCTGATTCTCGCGGCGGCTGCGTTTCACCAGTCCGGGCATACCGACGTGGTGGACATCCAGGACGCCTACCACCTGCTTGATCCGCTGGTCGGCGGTGCGCTGGCCAGCGTGTTGTTCGGCGTGGCGTTGCTCGCGTCAGGGCAGAGTTCGACCTTCACCGGTACCATCGCCGGTCAGGTGATCATGGAGGGCTATCTGAATCTGCGCATTCCCTGCTGGCAACGGCGCCTGATCACTCGTGGCCTGGCGTTGATTCCGGCGTTTATCGGCGTGTGGCTGATGGGCGACAACGCTGTGGGCAAACTGCTGGTGCTCAGTCAGGTGGTGCTGAGCCTGCAACTGCCGTTTGCCCTGTATCCGCTGATCCGTATGACCAACGACAAACAACTGATGGGGCCGTTCGTGAACCGCTGGCCGACCCGGGTGCTGGCCTGGGGGTTGTTTGTGCTGATCAGCGGGGCCAATAGCTGGTTGATTTTGCAAATGGCAGTGTGA
- a CDS encoding chalcone isomerase family protein has translation MNRTQGVLRGCCAIGLWALLVAPAWANWQDEVPGARIIGSGDFSVFGFDVYNARLWSTAQPLADGQPFALELIYRRQISRDDLVEASVDEIKRLNGASVTPAQLAGWQTQMQQAFVDVQAGTRITGVYLPGQGARFFVGQQLQHEIADPQFARAFFDIWLNPRTRNPELRQQLLGVTGS, from the coding sequence ATGAACAGAACACAGGGTGTCTTGCGAGGGTGCTGCGCCATCGGCTTGTGGGCCTTGCTGGTTGCGCCGGCCTGGGCCAACTGGCAGGACGAAGTGCCCGGCGCCAGGATCATCGGCAGCGGCGATTTCAGTGTGTTTGGTTTCGACGTTTATAACGCAAGGTTGTGGAGTACGGCGCAGCCTCTGGCGGACGGGCAGCCTTTCGCGCTGGAGTTGATCTATCGCCGACAGATTTCTCGCGACGATCTGGTCGAAGCCAGCGTTGATGAAATCAAGCGTCTGAATGGAGCCTCCGTCACCCCGGCGCAACTGGCCGGCTGGCAGACGCAGATGCAGCAGGCGTTCGTCGATGTCCAGGCGGGCACGCGCATCACCGGAGTGTATTTACCGGGGCAGGGCGCACGTTTTTTTGTTGGCCAGCAGTTGCAGCATGAGATCGCCGACCCGCAGTTCGCCCGCGCGTTTTTTGATATCTGGTTGAATCCACGTACGCGCAATCCTGAACTGCGCCAGCAGTTGCTGGGCGTGACGGGGTCTTGA